The genome window CAGAATATCGGGCGCCAGCCGGCAGTCTTTGCCGGTGATCTGGTGAGTCAGCGGCAGAGGACGATGGGGTGGCCCAGGCTTTAGACACGGTCCGGGGCTCAGGAGCGTTGCCTCTCGAGAGGCATGGAGGAGCGCGCGAATTCGGCGGTGGCAAACAGGACTTGGAATGATGATAGGAGAATACCAGTACATCGCAAGACATGTTTGCTGCGGTCCTTTTCGCTATCGTCCTCGCAGCTACGACCTTAAGAGAAGGCTTGAGCGAAATCCCGAGACCTGGGAGGTGTTGGGCGTGGGTGTCTCCATCCTGATCATCGGGGCCGGTGTCGCGGGGCTTTCCACAGGGTGCTACGCTCAGATGAACGGCTTTACCACGGAGATCTTCGAGATGGGCGACAAGCCGGGCGGGCTGTGCACGGCATGGACGCGCGGGGGCTATACGTTCGACTACTGCATTCACAATTTGGCTGGGACCGCGCCAAGCTCACGGTATTATCGGATGTGGCGGGAACTGGGCGCTCTGCAACCGGAGAGCAACACACGGGCTGGAGCCGAGTCCACGGCTGAAGAAGCTGAACTGGCTCGACCGTACAGTCCAGAGGCTCGCACACGCCCTGCGGGTCCAGACTGGACCGACGCCGGAGGTTGTCCCGTGTATCACTACAAGGAACTGGTCCGCGTGGAAGATCCCTCTGGCAAGTCTCTCACGATTGGACCGGACATCGACAGGCTTGAGCGGGATCTAGTTGCCTTGGCCAAGGACGACACGGGGGTCATCCGTGAATACGTCCAGGGTGTGCGCGCCTTCAAGGGCCTAGATCTCCTCAGCTTGACGGGCGCGGGCATCGGCGGCGCGCTGAGACTGCTCCCCCATGCCGGTAAGGTGCTCAGGTGGATGAAGCCTACTCTCGCCGAATTCGCTCAGCGGTTCTCTGACCCCTTTCTGCGGCGGGCGTTCCGTTATGTCCAGTATGACATGCCTGCGACTCCCACGGGCGTACACCTCAGTATGATCGCGGGTATGAGCCGCGGGGACTGCGGTTGGCCGGTGGGGGGCTCGCTGGCCTTCTCGCGCGCCATAGAGCGGCGCTACCGCGACCTGGGAGGTCGGGTTCACTACAGGTCGAAGGTGGCGAGAATCCTCACGGAAAACGGACGGGCCGTCGGCGTTCGTCTGGCGGATGGCTCGGAGCACCGAGGAGACGTGGTGGTCTCGGCGGCGGACGGGCACGGCACAATCTTTGATATGCTAGAGGGTCGCTACGTGAACCAGGCTGTCCGCTCGTACTACGCCGCGGCGCCCGAGACTCAGGACATGGCCTTGCACGTGTGCTTTGGAGTGAACCGAGATCTCTCACGGGAGCCGCACGCTCTCGTTCTGCTCCTCGATAAACCTGTGGAGATCGCGGGACACGTGCGGGACAGGCTCGGCGTAGAGATCCTCAATTTCGACCCAGTCATGGCCCCGCCGGGAAAGTCCGTGATAAAGGTCCCGCTGGAGGCCAGGTATGCCTTCTGGCAATCTCTGAAGTCCGGCGGAGGAGACGCATACCGCGCCGCAAAGGAAGAGGTCGCCGCACAGGTCTTGGACTTGCTCGAAACGCGTTTTTCAGGGCTTGGCAGGCAAGTGGAGGTTACTGACGTTTCCACGCCGCTCACCGTGGAACGCTACACGGGGAACTGGCGCGGGTTGCAAGCGTGGATGCCCCCCGGCAATCCCATGGGCGCCTTTCTCAAGGGGGCCTTCATGAGCACCCTCCCGGGGCTTGGTGGATTCTTCATGGTGGGACAATGGGCGTGCGGCGTGATCGGCTTGACTACTGCCGCCTCCGCCGGCCGGAGGCTGGTCCAGTCGCTCTGCCGGCGCTTTGGACGTCCTTTCGCGGCCTTTGAGTCGGAGAGCGAGGAGTACCGACGCTGACCGCTCTCAGCCTTCAGCCGCCCAAACGAAGCGTTTCGGTCGCTTGGTCTTCGTGGGAGTGAGGTAGCC of Bacillota bacterium contains these proteins:
- a CDS encoding NAD(P)/FAD-dependent oxidoreductase, which gives rise to MMIGEYQYIARHVCCGPFRYRPRSYDLKRRLERNPETWEVLGVGVSILIIGAGVAGLSTGCYAQMNGFTTEIFEMGDKPGGLCTAWTRGGYTFDYCIHNLAGTAPSSRYYRMWRELGALQPESNTRAGAESTAEEAELARPYSPEARTRPAGPDWTDAGGCPVYHYKELVRVEDPSGKSLTIGPDIDRLERDLVALAKDDTGVIREYVQGVRAFKGLDLLSLTGAGIGGALRLLPHAGKVLRWMKPTLAEFAQRFSDPFLRRAFRYVQYDMPATPTGVHLSMIAGMSRGDCGWPVGGSLAFSRAIERRYRDLGGRVHYRSKVARILTENGRAVGVRLADGSEHRGDVVVSAADGHGTIFDMLEGRYVNQAVRSYYAAAPETQDMALHVCFGVNRDLSREPHALVLLLDKPVEIAGHVRDRLGVEILNFDPVMAPPGKSVIKVPLEARYAFWQSLKSGGGDAYRAAKEEVAAQVLDLLETRFSGLGRQVEVTDVSTPLTVERYTGNWRGLQAWMPPGNPMGAFLKGAFMSTLPGLGGFFMVGQWACGVIGLTTAASAGRRLVQSLCRRFGRPFAAFESESEEYRR